The nucleotide sequence GGTCATCTCGCTTCACACGTCGTGGATTGCGACGTACCCGTACACGATTCGGCCACGGGTGAGCTACGGCGACCACCGAGACGAGACGGAAGCGACCGAGTTGCGCGACCGACTCGTCGAACTCGTCGACGCGTTCGGTCTCCCCGTCGTCAACCAGTTCGGACACGACGAGACGACGCAGCGGTCGCTCCAACACACCCTGACCGGCGCGGCCATCGCCGACGGAATCCCGGCGTTCACGCCGGAGCTCGGCGGTCGGTTCGTCGTCGAAAAAGACGTCTGCGAGGCGGCCGTCGTCGGGTTGCGAAACGTGCTCTACGCGCTCGACATGGTCGCCGAACCGGCGACGCCCGAGACGCGATTCGAGCTACCCGCCGACACCGACCTCAAACGACTCGTCCACCCGCACACCGACACCGCCGGAATCGTCCGATACCGCGTGCGAGAAGGCGAGTGGGTGGAACCGGGCGACGCTGTCGCGGATATCGTCACCCCCACCGGAGAGCGGAAGACGGAGGTGCGAGTCGACCACCGGGGATACGTGCTCAGTCGATACGACCGCGTCGCAGTGTACGAGAACGACCCGGTTCTCGACATGGCCGTTCCGGACGACGAGCCGCTGCTGCTGAATCGGTCGAACTGACCGCGCCGCGTACTTCTTCAGCGGCGCTCGATTTCGGTCTTCACCGCAAACGGCCGAGAAGAGGGGTCAGTCGTCCGCCGGAGCCGACTCGGAGTCGTCGCTCGCGTCGCCGGCGGTGACGTCGCCTTTCGGTTCCGCGTAGGGGTCGTGCCCCTCGGCGCTCTCGTAGAGGTGACAGGCGATCTCCTGGTCGACGCCGTCCCCTAATTTCGCCTCCAGCGGCGGCACCTCGCGGGCGCAGATGCTCCGCTCTTCGAACTCGGTGACGAGCAGCTCTGTCGCCGCCTCCCACTCGCCTCGGTCGATGTGTTCCAGCGCGTCGTCGACGACCTGCCCCGCCTCGCCAGACGGGTCGGCGTCCGCGAAGTACTCCCGGCGAAGCGCCGCGCCGTCGTCCGCCTCGGCCGTCCCGCGTTTGACGGCGCGCATGAACGCCCGAGTGTTCTCCCACTCGGCGGGCGAGAGGTCGAACGCCGACGGGGCGATGAGCTCCGGACACCGCGACCGGAACCGGCAGCCCGACGGCACGTCGATGACGTCGCCGACCTCTCCCTCCAGCTCCACGCGCTCGCGACCCACCTCCGGATTGGGGACGGGCACCGCGTTGATGAGCGCCTGCGTGTAGGGGTGCTGGGGGTTCTCGATTATCTGGTCTGTCGGCCCCTTCTCGACGATTTTCCCCATGTACATGATAGCGAGGCGGTCGCACATGTGCCGGAGCAAGGAGAGGTCGTGGCTGATGTAGACGACCGAGAGCCCGAACTCCTCGGTCATCCGGTCGAGCAGCGACAGCACCCCGGCTCTGAGACTCACGTCGAGCATCGACACCGGTTCGTCGGCGACGATGAAGTCCGGGTCGAGCACGAGCGCCCGCGCGATGGCGACGCGCTGGCGCTGTCCGCCGGAGAGTTCGTGCGGATACTGGTCGAAGTAGTGCTCCGCGGGTTGGAGCTCCGCGAACTCCAGTGCGCGCTGGACCCGCGCCGTCTCGTTGCGGATGTCGTGGATGCGGAGCGGTTCGGCGATGATGTCGTACACCGTCATCCGCGGGTTCAGGCTCTCGAAGGGGTCCTGGAAGATCATCTGCGCGTTCTGCCTGAACTCCTTGAGTTCGTCGTCGTTGGCCTCCGAGAGTTGCTTGCCGTTGTAGACGATGTCGCCGCCGGTCGGCTCGTGGAGCTTCACGAGCGACATCCCCGTCGTCGTCTTCCCGCAGCCCGACTCGCCCGCCAGCCCCAGCGTCTCGCCCTCGTGGAGGTTGAAGGTGACGCCGTCGACCGCGTGGACGTACTGGGACTCGCCGCCGGAGACCGACTGCATTAGGCTCGATATCCAGCCCTGGTTGACTTTGAAGTGCTTCTTGAGGTCGTCGACTTCGAGGAGCACGTCGTCTCGCATCTCAGTCACCCCCGACGTTTCCGACGTTCTGCGCCGCGGTGGTCTGTTCCCACGTCCGCGAGTCGTCGGCGTACGGCCGCAGTTCCGAGTCTATCTCGTCGGCGTAGTGGCAGTACGACCGCAGGCCGTTCACGTAGTGAGCTTCCGGCTCCTCGGTGCGGCACCGCTCGGTCGCCATCGGACACCGCTCGGCGAATCGACAGCCCTGCGGCGGGTCCACGAGCTCCGGCGGGTAGCCCGCGATGGAGAGCAGGTCCTGATTCTTCATTCGGATGTTGGGGAACGCCCGCTTCAGACCGATGGTGTAGGGGTGGTACGGCCGGTCGAAAATCTCCTCGACCGGTCCCTCCTCGGCCACCTTCCCGGCGTACATCACGAGGACGCGGTCGCACGTCTCGGCGACGACGCTCACGTCGTGGGTGATGACGAGCATCGAGGAGTTGATCTCGTCTTGAATCCGGCTGATGCGCTTGAGAATCTGGTCCTGCATGATGACGTCGAGCGCCGTCGTCGGCTCGTCGGCCAGCACCAGCGACGGGTCGAGCGCGAGCGACATCGCGATCATCGCGCGCTGGCGCATTCCGCCGGAGAACTGGTGGGGGTAGTCGTCGGCCCGGTCGGGGTCGAGCCCCACGAGCTCGAACATCTCGGTCACGATCTCGTTCGACTCGACCCGACCGGTTCCCGGCCGATGGGTCTCGATGGCCTCGACGATCTGCTCGCGGATGGTGTACACCGGGTCCAGCGAGTTCATCGCCGACTGCGCGATCATCGATATCTCCTCCCACTTGAGGCGGCGGCGTTCGGGACCGGAGAGTCCCGTGAGGTCGTCGCCTTTGAAACTGATACTGCCGTTGTTGACGTAGCCGGCGTCCGGGAGGATACCGATTATCGCCTTCGCGAGCGTCGTCTTGCCGCAGCCGGACTCGCCGACGATGCCGAGGTTCTCGCCCTCTTCGAGCTCGAACGACACGCCGTCGACGGCCTGTGCGGGCCCTTCTTCGGTTTCGTAGTAGACTTCGAGGTCTTCGACTTCGAGTAAACTCATTGTAGTTTGGGGTTAGTTATCTCTTCGTAGCCGCGGCCGATGAGGAAGCCGCTGATCACGAGCAGTCCGATACAGATTCCCGGCGGCACGAACCACCACCACGCGCCGAACTGGAGCGCCGAGTACGCCCGCGACGCCTGGAGCATCGTGCCCCACGAGACGGTGTTCGGGTCGCCGAGGCCGATGAACGAGACGCCCGCCTCGGCCAGGATGGCCCACGCGATACCGAACGAACCGTACAGGAACGTCAGCGGTAGGACGTTCGGCGCGAGGTGCCTGCTGATGATGTGCCAGTCGCCCGCTCCCGCGACCTCGGCGGCTTTCACGAACGGCCGCTCGCGCAGCGACAGCGCCTGCGACCGGATGACGCGGGCCGTCGACCGCCACTGGAGGATTATCAGCGCGAAGATGATGTTCCAGAGGTTCGGCCCCATCACCGCGACGAGGACGATGACCGTCGGCAGCAGCGGCATCCCGTAGAGGAAGTCGACCAACCGCATCAGCGCGTCGTCGACTTTCCCGCCGTAGTAGCCGGCGACGAGACCGACGAGCGTCCCGATACCGGCGGTGAACACCGCGGCGATGAGCCCGACCATCAGCGCCGCCCGCGTCCCGTACACGAGTTGGCTGAAGATGTCGAACCCCTCCGCGGTCGTCCCGAGGATGTAGGGCGTGTCGGCTCCCAGAATCGACGGTTCGGCCCACTTGTCGATGAGTATCTCGGCGTCGCCCTGATACTGGCGCTGGAGCGGCTGATGAGTCGCGATGAACGGCGCGAAGATGGCGACGAGCGCGAACCCCGCCACGGTGAGAAGCGAGAGCCTGACCGACAGTTCGTCGGTCAACTTCCCCCAGTGGTCGTGAAACGTCTCACGCCAGAGGCGAACCGTCCGTTGCCACTTGTTTATCTCCTGGTCCGACGAACCGGTGTCGTCGAGGTCGGCGAATATCGACCGACCCGAGTGTTCTTCTTGTGCCATTGGTTTAGTCGTAAGTCACCCGCGGGTCGAGGTAGCCGTACGCCAGGTCGGCGACGAAGTTCAGGAAGATGATGGTCGTCGCGAGGACCATGAACGTCCCCTGCGCGACGGGGAAGTCCCGCCGGAGCACCGCTCGAACCATCTCCCGACCGATACCGGGCCACGCGAACACCGTCTCGATGAGGACGCTCCCGCCGACGGCGTAGCCGAGGGCGATGGCCGCCGCCGTGACGATGGGCAACAGCGCGTTCCGCGCGGCGTGTCTGAACATGATCGTCCGCTCTTTGAGCCCCTTCGCGCGGCAGACGTCGATGAAGTCCTCCGAGAGCACCTCGAGCATGCTCGAACGCATGATGAGAAGCGGGTAGCCCATGAAGTAAAAGCCCAGTACCAGCGCCGGCGCGAGCAGGTGGTGCAGGAAGTCCAGCGAGAACACCATCTGCCAGAACCCGGCCTGCCCGGAGCCGAGGCTCGTCATCCCGCTCATCGGAATGACGCCGAGGTTCGCGCCGAATATCCACAGAACGATGAGTCCGACGTAGAACGTCGGCACGCTCCGGGCGGTCAACGCGACGATGACCGTGTTCTTCTCGAACCGAGAGCCGCGGTACCACCCCGACAACACGCCGAGCGTGATGCCGATGGCGTAGGCGGCGATGAACGCCGTCAGCATGAGTACGAGCGTGTTCGGCAAGTACGTCGCGATGACGTCCGTGACCGGTTGGTTCGAGTGGAACGACTGGCCGAACTGTAGCGTGGCTAAATTCTCGAGGAACTTGATATACTGAACGTGTAGCGGCTGGTCGAGCCCGTAGCTCGCAATAATCTGTTGACGCGCTTCCGGCGTCATCTGCGAGGAGACGACGTACGACGTCGGATCGCCGGGCATGAGTCGAAACAGGCCGAACAGCACCGTTCCGACCGCCCAGAGCGTCACGACGAGCTGTAACACGCGTCTGATGACGAAACTTGCTTTTCCCATGATAATGTTATATTTTAACGTTTTCCGCTGTTTTACGTGAAATTCCGTACCGAAGTCGGGGAACTTCGTTTAGTTACCGCTCGGTGCTTGGAGCATGTCGTTGTCGTCCCACGAGTAGCCGGCCTCTTCGAGACGGCTCCGCGCGGCTTCGCGGCTCTCCTCGTACTCCGTCACGTCCTCGGTGTGGAGCGGACCGAACGCCGACGAGACGAGGTTGAAGCCGACGTCCGGGAACCCGAACAGGATCTGGTCGACGATGGGCGTCCGCGGAATCGTCTCGACCAGCGCCTTCCGCAGCTGCACGTCGTCGAGACGCTCCTCGCGCTGGTTCGGCGCGAACATCCAGAACGTCGGGGCGGTCTGGAACGTCGTCCCGATGTTCTCGTTGTCCTGGTTCTGGTCGAGGCTGCGGTCGATGCGGCCGAACGGCTCGTAGTTGAGGTCGCCGTTGATGAGGTTCTCCCACACCGTCGACGCCTCGGGGATGACGCGCCAGAACCGCTTCTCGAAGTCGACGCTCACGAAGTGGTCGTCGAAGCGCGTCAGACCGAACTCGCTGCCCTGCTCCCAGTAGTCGAACATCATCGGACCGCTGCCGACCGGCTCCTGGATGTTCGCCTGACTCGGGTTCTCGCGGTCGGCCCACTTGTGCTCGGGGATGATGGGGATGAGGTTCGCAACCGCGAGGTTGAACGGACCGAGCGGCTGGGACATGTTGATACGGACCGTCTGCTCGTCGACGACCTCGGCGTTGTCGATGTACTCCGCCTGCGTCGAGTACAGCGGCACCTCGTTCTCGCTGATGTAGTTGTACGTGAACGCGACGTCCTCGGCGGTGAGGTCCTCGCCGTCGTGCCACGAGTGGCCGGTACGGATGGTGTACTCCATCGTCGTTTCGTCGACGCGGTTCCAGTCGGTGGCGAGGCTGACCTCCGGGTCCGGCTCGGCGTTGTTGTTGAGCTGGACGAGGAAGTCGTACATCATGTTGAACTGGTAGACGTGCTTGCTCTCGTCGTTGTGGCCGAGCACGTTCATCGTCGAGAGCGTCTCGGGCCAGTAGCCTTTCAGGGTGTTCTCGCCGCCCTTCATCTCCAGGTTGATCATCGTCCAGTAGGAGTTGAAGCCGTTGGCGAGGTCCGCCTGCCAGTTGCCGACCTGGTTGCTGTTGTAGATGGCCGCCTGCGGCATCTGCGTGATGGGCATCATCGGCACCTCGTCCATCAGCGTCTTCTGAATCTCGTGGGCCTGGTTGATTCGAGTGTCGGGGTCCGGTTCGGCCAGATAGTTCCCCATCATCTCGTCGACGTCCGGGTTCTCGTAGCCGGTGTAGTTACCCTGCCCCGGGTCCGTGTTGTTGGAGTTGAACAGGTTGTTCAGCTCCGTCACCGGTTCGGAGACGAAGAACGTGTGCCACGTCGCGAAACTGTAGTCGTACTCCTCGGACACTCGGCTGAACAGCGTCCCCCATTCGAGCACGTCGACCTCCACGTCCAGTCCGAGTTCTCCGAACTGGCTGGCGATGAGGTTTATCGCGTCGTGTCTCGGCGGGTTGTAGCTCTGCGCGTTGTTGACGTAGGTGTACGTGGAGAGCCCGGCACCGGCGCTTGCGCCACCGCCGTCGCCGCTCTGATTCCCGCTGTCGTTTCCGTCTCCGTCTCCGTCTCCGTCCTGATTTCCACCGGCGCAGCCAGCCAAGGCCGTCATCCCGGCGACACCGCCCGCCGTAGTCGCTTTTAGAAATTTCCGCCGATTCACTTGATTGGCATCCTCTGGCATGTCAATTTGTATCTTTGACGCCTCTACAAAAACCTTTCCACCTGTTCTGTCGCATATCCAAGATAGAGTGGGAATCTGCATGATTAAACTAGGGCTGATAGCTCCGAACTGGATTAATTTGTCGAAGTTTTCTCAGATTTGATGTCGAGACCGGCAGGAAACCAGAAGACTATTGTGAAAAGATATCACATCCCACTTCGATGACTGAACTACCAGATACAGTCGTGGGAAGCGCCTACCGGAGCACGGTCGGGTGGGACCTGTTAGCCGAGTTGGAGGACCTGAACGACCGGATGCCCGGACACGAGGGCGAACGAACCGGGGCGGACCTCGTCGCGGAGTCGTTCGAGGCGGTCGGCCTCGACGACGTCACGTTGGACGAGTTCCCCATCCCCGCGTGGTGGCGCGGCGACGCGACCCTCGCCGTCGAACACGGCGACCGAGAGACGACGTTCGGTCGGTCGCACGAACTCGTCGAACTGCCGGGGACGCCCTCCGGCGAGGTGACGGGCGAACTCGTCGACATGGGCTACGGACTGCCCGAGGATTTCGAGGGCGTGGACCTCTCGAGCGACATCGCGATGGCGTCCAGTCTCACCCCCGACGACTACGGGCGGTGGGTCCACCGGTCGGAGAAGTACCACTACGCCGCCGAATCCGGTGCCGCGGCGTTCGTCTTCTACAACCACATCGAGGGAGCGCTGCCGCCGACGGGCAACATCGGCAGCGTGAACGGCCCCGGCCCGATTCCGGCCGTCGGTGTGAGCAAGGAAACCGGTGCGCGACTCCAGCGCTACTGCGACGCCGGCACCGTCGAGGCCGACCTCTCGGTCGAGGCCGAGGTCGGCCGCGGCACCTCGCGCAACATCGAGGCGACGGTCGGTCCCGACACCGACGAGGAGGTGCTGTTCACCGCGCACGTCGACGGCCACGACGTGGGGACCGCCGCCAACGACAACGGGTTCGGCACCGCAATGGTCGTCGAAGTCGGGAAGATGTTGGCACAGGTCGCGGACGAGTTGGAGACGAAAGTTCGCCTCGTCGTCTTCGGGGCCGAGGAGACCGGCCTCTACGGGTCGTACTACTGGAGCCACACCCACGACCTGGAGAACGTGAAGTGCGTCGTCAACGTCGACGGCGCGGGCTACTCGCGGAACCTCGAAATCCACAGCCACGGCTTCGAGGCGATAGCCGACGCGTTCGACGCCGTCAGCGAGGAGTACGAGATTCCCGTCCACACCGAGGACGGAATCCGACCGAACAGCGACCACTGGCCGTTCGTCCAGCGCGGCGTCCCGGGCGCTCAGGGTCGCTCGTCCTCGGACGGGAGCGGCCGCGGGTGGGGCCATACCCACGGCGACACCCTCGACAAACTCGACGTGCGCGACCTGCGCGACATGTCGATTCTCTGTGCCGCGGGCGTCGCGCGACTCGCCCGGAGCGACGTCGAGACCGACCACGTCGACGACGAGGAGATTAAACAGGCGTGTCTGGACGAGGGTTTCGACGTCGGGATGAAGGCGACGGACGCGTGGCCGTGGGGCGGGCCGAAAGACTGGCCCTGGGCGGACGAACTCTGAATCGGGGGTGACTCACCCCTCGGTTCGACTGCCGCCGTCGGAGTCGAGCACCGTTACTTCGACGCCGTTCGGTTCGTAGGCGTTCGCGGCGTATCCGCCCTCGTTCCAGGGGTAGGCGTCTTCGTCGAGCGCGTCGCGCCAGTCGTCGGGTTCCGAAATCGTCGCCGGCTGTCGTCGCCCCCGGTCGTCCGTCGCACGCGACAGCAGCGCGTGTCGGCCCGGTTCGGCGCGCCAGTCGTACCGGAACAGCCGCCACGCGCCGGCGTACTCCGGGCCGAACAGCTCCGCGTCGCTCCAACTCCGTCCGCCGTCGGTCGAAACCTCCACGCGTTCGACCGCGTCGTCGCCCGCCCACGCGACGCCACGAACTTCGACGGCGCCGTCCCGCGGCGTCACCGCGTTCTCTCCGTCCGGAGTTCCGATAACCGACTTCACGTTCCCGTCGAACGTGTACGGGTGGTCGACGGCCCCTTCGAGTTGCTCCCACGTATCGACCGTCTCCACCGATTCGTTCGCGTCGGGGTCGACACCGCGCGGGTGGATGCGGTAAGCGACCTGCTGCCAGAACGCGTGCTCACCAGAGCGGTCGAGCGAGCCTTCCGTCACCATCGAGTCCATCACTCTGAGTTCCTCGACCCACTTGACGTTGTTCACGCCGTACCAGCCGGGCACGACGAGTCGAACCGGGTAGCCGTGCTCTCGCGGGAGCGGTTCGCCGTTCATCTCGTAGGCCAGAATACAGTCGTCGAACGCCTTCGAGAGCGGAATCGACCGCGCGAACACGTCTCCGTCGTCCGAGAGGTCGCCCCCGATAGCCGTCAGCCACCCATCGCTCGGAGCGGTGACGCCGTTCGCGCGGAGAATCGAACTGACGGGGGCTCCGGTCCAGATAGCGGTGGCGGCGGCCTCGAACCCCCACTGAACGCTCCCCGTCTCCGGTCGGTGCTGCCCTCGGCCGTTGCCCGCGCACTCCATCGTGTGCGCCACTGCGACCCGCGGAAACTCCTCTTTGAGGGCTGCCACCGAGACCGCTCCCGCCAGTTGACCGGTGAGCGAGACGGTCCACGCCTCGGCGTCGATGGCCGGAATGTCGTTTCTGTGGCAGACGAAGTGCTCCTCGA is from Haloprofundus halophilus and encodes:
- a CDS encoding M28 family peptidase encodes the protein MTELPDTVVGSAYRSTVGWDLLAELEDLNDRMPGHEGERTGADLVAESFEAVGLDDVTLDEFPIPAWWRGDATLAVEHGDRETTFGRSHELVELPGTPSGEVTGELVDMGYGLPEDFEGVDLSSDIAMASSLTPDDYGRWVHRSEKYHYAAESGAAAFVFYNHIEGALPPTGNIGSVNGPGPIPAVGVSKETGARLQRYCDAGTVEADLSVEAEVGRGTSRNIEATVGPDTDEEVLFTAHVDGHDVGTAANDNGFGTAMVVEVGKMLAQVADELETKVRLVVFGAEETGLYGSYYWSHTHDLENVKCVVNVDGAGYSRNLEIHSHGFEAIADAFDAVSEEYEIPVHTEDGIRPNSDHWPFVQRGVPGAQGRSSSDGSGRGWGHTHGDTLDKLDVRDLRDMSILCAAGVARLARSDVETDHVDDEEIKQACLDEGFDVGMKATDAWPWGGPKDWPWADEL
- a CDS encoding sulfite oxidase — encoded protein: MATERPRKTRHGEIAEILRVKDGGVRETRDEADKYTVVGAARRRTFANWLTPIEEHFVCHRNDIPAIDAEAWTVSLTGQLAGAVSVAALKEEFPRVAVAHTMECAGNGRGQHRPETGSVQWGFEAAATAIWTGAPVSSILRANGVTAPSDGWLTAIGGDLSDDGDVFARSIPLSKAFDDCILAYEMNGEPLPREHGYPVRLVVPGWYGVNNVKWVEELRVMDSMVTEGSLDRSGEHAFWQQVAYRIHPRGVDPDANESVETVDTWEQLEGAVDHPYTFDGNVKSVIGTPDGENAVTPRDGAVEVRGVAWAGDDAVERVEVSTDGGRSWSDAELFGPEYAGAWRLFRYDWRAEPGRHALLSRATDDRGRRQPATISEPDDWRDALDEDAYPWNEGGYAANAYEPNGVEVTVLDSDGGSRTEG
- a CDS encoding ABC transporter ATP-binding protein, producing MRDDVLLEVDDLKKHFKVNQGWISSLMQSVSGGESQYVHAVDGVTFNLHEGETLGLAGESGCGKTTTGMSLVKLHEPTGGDIVYNGKQLSEANDDELKEFRQNAQMIFQDPFESLNPRMTVYDIIAEPLRIHDIRNETARVQRALEFAELQPAEHYFDQYPHELSGGQRQRVAIARALVLDPDFIVADEPVSMLDVSLRAGVLSLLDRMTEEFGLSVVYISHDLSLLRHMCDRLAIMYMGKIVEKGPTDQIIENPQHPYTQALINAVPVPNPEVGRERVELEGEVGDVIDVPSGCRFRSRCPELIAPSAFDLSPAEWENTRAFMRAVKRGTAEADDGAALRREYFADADPSGEAGQVVDDALEHIDRGEWEAATELLVTEFEERSICAREVPPLEAKLGDGVDQEIACHLYESAEGHDPYAEPKGDVTAGDASDDSESAPADD
- a CDS encoding ABC transporter permease, yielding MGKASFVIRRVLQLVVTLWAVGTVLFGLFRLMPGDPTSYVVSSQMTPEARQQIIASYGLDQPLHVQYIKFLENLATLQFGQSFHSNQPVTDVIATYLPNTLVLMLTAFIAAYAIGITLGVLSGWYRGSRFEKNTVIVALTARSVPTFYVGLIVLWIFGANLGVIPMSGMTSLGSGQAGFWQMVFSLDFLHHLLAPALVLGFYFMGYPLLIMRSSMLEVLSEDFIDVCRAKGLKERTIMFRHAARNALLPIVTAAAIALGYAVGGSVLIETVFAWPGIGREMVRAVLRRDFPVAQGTFMVLATTIIFLNFVADLAYGYLDPRVTYD
- a CDS encoding ABC transporter ATP-binding protein; its protein translation is MSLLEVEDLEVYYETEEGPAQAVDGVSFELEEGENLGIVGESGCGKTTLAKAIIGILPDAGYVNNGSISFKGDDLTGLSGPERRRLKWEEISMIAQSAMNSLDPVYTIREQIVEAIETHRPGTGRVESNEIVTEMFELVGLDPDRADDYPHQFSGGMRQRAMIAMSLALDPSLVLADEPTTALDVIMQDQILKRISRIQDEINSSMLVITHDVSVVAETCDRVLVMYAGKVAEEGPVEEIFDRPYHPYTIGLKRAFPNIRMKNQDLLSIAGYPPELVDPPQGCRFAERCPMATERCRTEEPEAHYVNGLRSYCHYADEIDSELRPYADDSRTWEQTTAAQNVGNVGGD
- a CDS encoding succinylglutamate desuccinylase/aspartoacylase family protein codes for the protein MKLGTAEAEPGEIATGYLSVTELPTGQPEHVPVVVVEGEKPGPTVWATGAIHGDEPTGMEAIHEFVDRIRDDPLEGTVVCVPVMNPSGFRTNTRTSYYDGDDPNRYFGLEGGDGETPPRVQQLICDRLYEAIRPSADAVISLHTSWIATYPYTIRPRVSYGDHRDETEATELRDRLVELVDAFGLPVVNQFGHDETTQRSLQHTLTGAAIADGIPAFTPELGGRFVVEKDVCEAAVVGLRNVLYALDMVAEPATPETRFELPADTDLKRLVHPHTDTAGIVRYRVREGEWVEPGDAVADIVTPTGERKTEVRVDHRGYVLSRYDRVAVYENDPVLDMAVPDDEPLLLNRSN
- a CDS encoding ABC transporter permease, with the translated sequence MAQEEHSGRSIFADLDDTGSSDQEINKWQRTVRLWRETFHDHWGKLTDELSVRLSLLTVAGFALVAIFAPFIATHQPLQRQYQGDAEILIDKWAEPSILGADTPYILGTTAEGFDIFSQLVYGTRAALMVGLIAAVFTAGIGTLVGLVAGYYGGKVDDALMRLVDFLYGMPLLPTVIVLVAVMGPNLWNIIFALIILQWRSTARVIRSQALSLRERPFVKAAEVAGAGDWHIISRHLAPNVLPLTFLYGSFGIAWAILAEAGVSFIGLGDPNTVSWGTMLQASRAYSALQFGAWWWFVPPGICIGLLVISGFLIGRGYEEITNPKLQ
- a CDS encoding ABC transporter substrate-binding protein — encoded protein: MPEDANQVNRRKFLKATTAGGVAGMTALAGCAGGNQDGDGDGDGNDSGNQSGDGGGASAGAGLSTYTYVNNAQSYNPPRHDAINLIASQFGELGLDVEVDVLEWGTLFSRVSEEYDYSFATWHTFFVSEPVTELNNLFNSNNTDPGQGNYTGYENPDVDEMMGNYLAEPDPDTRINQAHEIQKTLMDEVPMMPITQMPQAAIYNSNQVGNWQADLANGFNSYWTMINLEMKGGENTLKGYWPETLSTMNVLGHNDESKHVYQFNMMYDFLVQLNNNAEPDPEVSLATDWNRVDETTMEYTIRTGHSWHDGEDLTAEDVAFTYNYISENEVPLYSTQAEYIDNAEVVDEQTVRINMSQPLGPFNLAVANLIPIIPEHKWADRENPSQANIQEPVGSGPMMFDYWEQGSEFGLTRFDDHFVSVDFEKRFWRVIPEASTVWENLINGDLNYEPFGRIDRSLDQNQDNENIGTTFQTAPTFWMFAPNQREERLDDVQLRKALVETIPRTPIVDQILFGFPDVGFNLVSSAFGPLHTEDVTEYEESREAARSRLEEAGYSWDDNDMLQAPSGN